The Rubrobacter tropicus nucleotide sequence GCGGGGCGTGCAGGTCGTCGCCTGCCCGGCCCATCCTCTCACGGATACGCGACGCGTCTGCGCCGCGGTTCAGCAGTACGGTCGCCGCCGCCGAAGCATCGAGCACTATCAAGGCTCGTTAGCCGAGATCTCGCGGGTCGTCCGCGTCACGCATCCGGCGGATCGTCACCTCAGGCGGCTCGTCCACCTCGACCGGCTCGTCACGACTCACCTTCTCAAGCCACTCTCTTATCGTGGGCTTTGCCGCTACCTTCTCCACCTCCGAGAGGAGGTAGTCCGAGAGCGTCATGCCTTCTTGCGCCGCCCGGACCTTTAGCTTGCGGTGGAGGTCATCGGGGACGTTCCTGATCTGGATCATCTTCGTCATGTGGAAAATAGTAACACATGTGCTGCACATGCAAAAAGTTGGGCCGGGCCTGTGCTTCTCTTGTCGCGGCTGATGTCGTAGCGTACATTGGGTTTTCGGACGGGGATACGTTAGGAGGAGCATGGATCTCAGGGCCGTACAGAAGCCGTTGAAGGACAGGTACAGGAGCGAGCCTGGTTCGTCCAGGATCACGCTGGAGGCGAAGGCGAGCCAGGAGGACACCCCGATCTCCTGTTCCGTGGACATCGGTCGCGCCGTCTACGAGGCCCAGGCCCACGCGGGCGTCGGCGGCGCGGGCACGGCCGCCTGTTCGGGGGATCTTC carries:
- a CDS encoding FitA-like ribbon-helix-helix domain-containing protein encodes the protein MTKMIQIRNVPDDLHRKLKVRAAQEGMTLSDYLLSEVEKVAAKPTIREWLEKVSRDEPVEVDEPPEVTIRRMRDADDPRDLG